From one Thermomicrobiales bacterium genomic stretch:
- a CDS encoding HPr family phosphocarrier protein — MREARLTITHPAGLHARPAALLVRTAARFDAAIRLTNLTRNPLRDADAKSILSLMTLGVEHDHIILIRADGPDEDAAIIALSSLIERGLDEVAP; from the coding sequence ATGCGGGAGGCCCGACTGACGATCACCCACCCAGCGGGGCTACACGCGCGCCCGGCTGCCCTGCTCGTCCGGACCGCGGCCAGGTTCGACGCCGCAATCCGGCTGACCAACCTGACCAGGAACCCCCTGCGAGACGCCGACGCCAAGAGCATCCTCAGCCTGATGACGCTTGGCGTCGAGCATGATCACATCATTCTCATCCGCGCCGACGGGCCGGACGAAGACGCCGCGATCATCGCGCTGAGCTCTCTTATCGAGCGCGGCCTCGACGAGGTTGCGCCATGA
- a CDS encoding MIP/aquaporin family protein produces MRRDTLSAKLWAEFIGTAFLLLLGDGVVANTVFASRLGVAPDNPWAGYDWNTIALGWAFAVVMAVYVAGGITGAHINPAVTAAAMARRTMDVTTGIFYWIVQVAGGFVGAFLVWVLYKGDFDGQGWKNVFYTGPSKYYDGAWFNLYFAEFVGTFMLVLLIYAIVDNIRNIGPGANLWPFMVGMAVLAIGLSLGGPTGYAINPARDLGPRLFSGIFLSGDNIAFKDSYFLVPIIAPLLGGVAGAFFYDFLVKPMLPLPKEPEPQPRGADVAHDGD; encoded by the coding sequence ATGCGTCGGGATACCCTTTCGGCGAAATTATGGGCCGAGTTCATCGGCACTGCGTTCCTGTTGTTATTGGGTGATGGCGTTGTCGCTAACACGGTCTTCGCCTCACGTCTGGGTGTCGCGCCTGACAACCCGTGGGCAGGCTACGATTGGAATACGATCGCCCTGGGCTGGGCCTTCGCCGTCGTGATGGCGGTCTATGTCGCTGGCGGAATCACCGGCGCGCATATCAACCCTGCCGTTACCGCCGCCGCAATGGCGCGCAGAACGATGGATGTGACAACCGGCATCTTCTACTGGATCGTCCAGGTCGCTGGCGGGTTCGTCGGCGCATTCCTCGTCTGGGTCCTCTACAAGGGGGATTTCGACGGCCAGGGCTGGAAAAATGTCTTCTATACCGGCCCGAGCAAGTACTACGATGGGGCGTGGTTCAACCTGTATTTCGCCGAGTTTGTCGGCACCTTCATGCTGGTGCTGCTGATCTATGCCATCGTCGACAACATCCGCAACATCGGGCCGGGCGCGAATCTCTGGCCGTTCATGGTTGGCATGGCCGTCCTGGCAATCGGTCTCTCGCTCGGCGGCCCGACCGGGTACGCGATCAACCCGGCCCGTGACCTCGGGCCACGCCTGTTCTCCGGCATCTTCCTGTCGGGCGACAATATCGCGTTCAAGGACTCGTACTTCCTCGTGCCGATCATTGCCCCGCTACTCGGCGGCGTGGCCGGCGCGTTCTTCTACGACTTCCTCGTGAAGCCGATGCTGCCGCTGCCCAAGGAGCCCGAGCCACAACCGCGTGGCGCGGACGTTGCGCACGACGGCGATTAG
- the dhaL gene encoding dihydroxyacetone kinase subunit DhaL, with protein sequence MGNTDGLGLAIVERVQATLAEHSVELTQLDAAIGDGDHGTNMNRGFTAAWAKVQEQSDQSLAAVIKAVAMTLISTVGGAAGPLYGTAFLRASAVIPANGATTTTDLAAAMKAALEGVQARGKATTGEKTMVDAISPAVDALTAAVEAGASAVDALDRAAEAARQGMESTIPLLATKGRASYLGERSIGHQDPGATSSYYILRAIADLVRERADA encoded by the coding sequence ATGGGTAACACGGACGGATTGGGGCTCGCGATCGTCGAGCGGGTTCAGGCCACGCTTGCCGAGCACTCGGTCGAGCTGACCCAACTCGACGCGGCGATCGGCGATGGCGACCACGGCACCAACATGAACCGCGGATTCACCGCCGCATGGGCGAAGGTTCAGGAGCAATCGGACCAGTCGCTGGCCGCAGTGATCAAGGCGGTTGCGATGACGTTGATCTCGACCGTTGGCGGCGCTGCCGGCCCCCTCTACGGCACGGCGTTCCTGCGCGCATCGGCGGTCATTCCCGCCAATGGCGCAACGACGACGACAGATCTCGCAGCCGCGATGAAGGCGGCGCTGGAGGGAGTCCAGGCGCGCGGCAAGGCGACGACGGGCGAGAAGACGATGGTCGACGCGATTTCACCCGCAGTCGATGCGTTGACCGCGGCCGTCGAGGCGGGCGCCAGCGCGGTCGACGCGCTCGACCGTGCCGCCGAGGCCGCCCGCCAGGGGATGGAATCGACCATCCCGCTGCTGGCGACCAAGGGCCGCGCCAGCTACCTCGGCGAGCGCAGCATCGGGCATCAGGACCCGGGAGCGACGTCGTCGTACTACATCCTTCGCGCGATCGCCGACCTCGTCCGTGAACGAGCGGACGCCTGA
- the glpK gene encoding glycerol kinase GlpK — MADKKYVAAIDQGTTSTRCMIFDHSGNVVAIEQMEHEQVYPQPGWVEHRPGEIWHHTQAVVQGALSKSLVRKEDIAAVGITNQRETTVVWDRRTGEPLYNAIVWQDTRTDHIVNELARDGGQDRFRDKTGLPLATYFSGPKVRWILDNVPGALEKAEAGNALFGNIDSFVTWWLTGGPNGGIHITDVTNASRTMLMNLETLDWDDDLLKAIGVPRQMLPEIRSSSETYGHVKGGALDGVPVAGILGDQQAATMGQVCFGVGEAKNTYGTGCFMIYNTGTELVPSKSGLLTTVCYKLGNQPAVYALEGSVAISGALVQWLRDNLGLIKSAPEIEDMAKTVSDNGGIYFVPAFSGLFAPYWRSDARGAIVGLTRYVNKGHLARATLEATAYQTREVAEAMEKDSGSELAALKVDGGMVYNDLLMQFQADILGVTVVRPKVAETTALGAAYAAGLATGFWGNLEDLRQNWNEDKRWEPRMNEAEREKYYRDWKRAVERTFDWVEA, encoded by the coding sequence ATGGCCGACAAGAAGTACGTCGCGGCGATCGACCAGGGGACGACGAGCACGCGCTGCATGATCTTCGACCACTCCGGCAACGTTGTCGCCATTGAGCAGATGGAGCACGAGCAGGTCTACCCACAGCCGGGCTGGGTCGAACACCGCCCGGGCGAGATCTGGCATCACACGCAGGCAGTCGTCCAGGGCGCGCTCTCCAAGAGTCTCGTCCGCAAGGAGGATATCGCCGCGGTCGGCATCACCAACCAGCGTGAGACGACCGTCGTCTGGGACAGGCGCACCGGTGAGCCGCTCTACAACGCCATCGTCTGGCAGGACACTCGCACCGACCATATCGTCAACGAACTCGCCCGGGATGGCGGCCAGGATCGCTTCCGCGACAAGACGGGTCTGCCGCTGGCCACCTACTTCTCCGGCCCGAAGGTGCGCTGGATCCTCGACAACGTCCCCGGCGCGCTGGAGAAAGCCGAGGCCGGCAATGCGCTCTTCGGCAACATCGACTCGTTCGTGACCTGGTGGCTCACCGGCGGGCCGAATGGCGGCATCCACATCACCGACGTGACCAACGCGTCGCGCACGATGCTGATGAACCTCGAGACGCTGGATTGGGACGACGACCTGCTGAAGGCGATCGGTGTGCCGCGTCAGATGCTGCCCGAGATTCGATCGAGCAGCGAGACCTACGGTCACGTCAAGGGTGGCGCGCTGGATGGCGTGCCGGTGGCCGGCATCCTCGGCGATCAGCAGGCGGCCACGATGGGCCAGGTCTGCTTCGGCGTCGGCGAGGCCAAGAATACGTATGGCACCGGCTGCTTCATGATCTACAACACCGGCACGGAGCTGGTGCCCTCGAAGAGCGGCCTGCTGACGACTGTCTGCTACAAGCTCGGCAATCAGCCGGCCGTCTACGCCCTCGAGGGCTCGGTTGCGATCAGCGGCGCGCTCGTCCAGTGGCTCCGCGACAACCTCGGGCTGATCAAGAGCGCGCCCGAGATCGAGGATATGGCGAAGACGGTCAGCGACAATGGCGGCATCTACTTCGTCCCCGCCTTCTCCGGCCTGTTCGCCCCCTACTGGCGCAGCGACGCGCGCGGCGCAATCGTCGGTCTCACTCGCTACGTCAACAAGGGACACCTGGCCCGCGCCACGCTGGAGGCGACTGCCTATCAGACGCGCGAGGTGGCCGAGGCGATGGAGAAGGACTCCGGCTCGGAGCTTGCCGCGCTGAAGGTCGACGGCGGGATGGTCTACAACGACCTGCTGATGCAATTCCAGGCGGACATCCTCGGCGTCACCGTCGTACGGCCGAAGGTCGCCGAGACGACCGCGCTCGGCGCGGCCTACGCGGCCGGCCTGGCAACCGGCTTCTGGGGCAACCTCGAAGATCTGCGTCAGAACTGGAACGAAGACAAGCGCTGGGAACCACGCATGAACGAGGCAGAGCGCGAAAAGTACTACCGTGACTGGAAGCGCGCCGTCGAGCGCACCTTCGACTGGGTCGAAGCATAG
- the dhaK gene encoding dihydroxyacetone kinase subunit DhaK codes for MKKLINKVDDVVRESLEGIAAAHPSLLRVDPELKVIVRADAPIAGKVGVVSGGGSGHEPLHGGFVGMGMLDAACPGEVFTSPVPDQMLAATKAVDGGAGIIHIVKNYTGDIMNFELAAELAEVEGITVRSVVINDDVAVQDSLYTAGRRGVGGTVLAEKITGALAERRASLDDVAAICRKVNNNVRTMGMALTSCTVPAAGKPTFDLAENEMEIGIGIHGEPGRHRLPLAPADEIVDMLTTPIVDDLGLRQGEQVLAFVNGMGGTPLMELYIVYRHLDRILRGQGVTIVRSLVGNYITSLEMAGTSITLLRLDNELTDLWDAPVHTAALRWGV; via the coding sequence GTGAAGAAGCTTATCAATAAGGTCGACGATGTCGTCCGCGAGTCGCTGGAAGGTATCGCCGCGGCCCATCCGTCGTTGCTGCGGGTTGATCCCGAGCTCAAGGTGATCGTGCGCGCCGACGCGCCGATCGCCGGGAAGGTCGGCGTCGTCTCCGGTGGCGGCAGCGGTCACGAGCCGCTGCATGGCGGTTTCGTCGGCATGGGCATGCTCGACGCCGCTTGCCCCGGCGAGGTATTCACGTCACCTGTCCCGGATCAGATGCTGGCCGCGACGAAGGCGGTCGACGGCGGCGCTGGGATCATCCATATCGTGAAGAACTACACTGGCGACATCATGAACTTCGAGCTCGCGGCGGAGTTGGCCGAGGTTGAGGGGATCACTGTGCGGAGCGTCGTCATCAACGACGATGTCGCCGTCCAGGACAGTCTCTACACCGCCGGCCGGCGCGGCGTCGGCGGGACGGTGCTGGCCGAGAAGATCACCGGCGCGCTGGCGGAGCGCAGGGCCAGCCTCGATGACGTCGCCGCGATCTGCCGGAAGGTGAACAACAATGTCCGCACCATGGGCATGGCGCTGACCTCCTGCACGGTGCCAGCCGCCGGCAAGCCGACATTCGACCTCGCCGAGAACGAGATGGAGATCGGCATCGGAATCCATGGTGAACCAGGCCGGCATCGACTGCCACTGGCGCCGGCCGACGAGATCGTCGACATGTTGACGACACCGATCGTTGACGATCTCGGTCTCCGGCAGGGCGAGCAGGTGCTGGCCTTCGTCAATGGGATGGGCGGCACCCCGCTGATGGAGCTTTACATCGTCTATCGCCACCTCGACAGGATCCTCCGAGGTCAGGGCGTTACGATCGTCCGTTCGCTCGTCGGCAACTACATCACGTCGCTGGAGATGGCCGGCACATCGATCACACTGCTGCGGCTGGACAACGAGCTGACCGATCTGTGGGACGCGCCAGTCCACACGGCCGCGCTGCGTTGGGGCGTATGA
- the dhaM gene encoding dihydroxyacetone kinase phosphoryl donor subunit DhaM, with translation MPVGIVIVSHSRKLAEGVREMAEQMAGGLITIRAVGGSADGSLGTDPGGICEALTAADTGDGILVLMDLGSAVMSAETALELAGDTLTSRVVLSDAPLVEGAVIAAVEASIGGGLDEVAAAALGARSLTKITH, from the coding sequence ATGCCGGTCGGGATCGTCATCGTCAGTCATAGCCGGAAGCTCGCCGAGGGTGTCCGGGAAATGGCCGAGCAGATGGCCGGAGGGCTCATCACGATCCGAGCCGTGGGTGGCTCTGCGGATGGCTCGCTCGGCACCGACCCCGGCGGGATCTGCGAGGCGCTAACGGCCGCCGACACCGGCGATGGCATCCTCGTGCTGATGGATCTCGGCTCGGCAGTGATGAGCGCCGAGACGGCGTTGGAGCTGGCAGGCGACACACTCACCTCACGAGTTGTCCTCAGCGATGCGCCGCTCGTCGAAGGCGCGGTCATCGCCGCGGTCGAGGCCTCCATTGGCGGCGGGCTCGACGAGGTCGCGGCCGCCGCTCTCGGGGCCAGAAGCCTGACCAAGATCACACACTGA